In Phoenix dactylifera cultivar Barhee BC4 chromosome 11, palm_55x_up_171113_PBpolish2nd_filt_p, whole genome shotgun sequence, the following are encoded in one genomic region:
- the LOC103714776 gene encoding uncharacterized GPI-anchored protein At4g28100-like, with the protein MTTTSSLSLSLFLLSAALLALPASAGISPEVLSDEKLPPDPGDLSSTHPNTVPAFPVVQTAKQTCHLDLSDELFGGVGEACGRTLDRSRCCPVLAAWLFAAHARSALDVRPPPTATAATVDGPLMPDDNQKCVDSLQSSLARRDIHLPRPNATCDTVLCFCGIRLHQIGSLRCPAAFNVSGAARNATPTAAVRELERSCRNASYAGCTRCLQSLEKLKGHGSGGSGDRTTRIFGRDCQLMGLTWLLAKNRTAYIPTVSAVLRAVLYSVHPPSRDGDANYKCSLDQENMPLAVDSLRFRKLDDSSTSSCSAPVRFPLFSLPVLVLIPLVSGHVVLGGT; encoded by the exons ATGACAACAACTTCGTCCCTGTCTCTCTCACTCTTCCTTCTCTCGGCCGCCCTGTTGGCCCTCCCGGCCTCCGCTGGAATCTCCCCGGAGGTCCTCTCCGACGAGAAGCTTCCCCCGGACCCTGGGGACCTCTCCTCCACCCACCCCAACACCGTACCGGCATTCCCCGTTGTCCAGACCGCGAAGCAGACCTGCCACCTCGACCTTTCCGACGAGCTCTTCGGCGGCGTCGGCGAGGCCTGCGGCCGCACCCTCGACCGCAGCCGCTGCTGTCCCGTGCTCGCCGCCTGGCTCTTCGCCGCCCACGCGCGATCGGCGCTGGACGTCCGACCACCGCCGACGGCGACGGCGGCGACGGTGGACGGGCCGCTGATGCCGGACGACAACCAGAAGTGTGTGGACTCGCTGCAGAGCTCGCTGGCGCGGCGCGACATCCACCTGCCGCGGCCCAACGCCACCTGCGACACCGTGCTCTGCTTCTGCGGCATCCGCCTCCACCAGATCGGTTCGCTCCGCTGCCCGGCGGCGTTCAACGTGAGCGGCGCCGCCAGGAACGCCACGCCGACGGCGGCGGTGCGGGAGCTGGAGCGCAGCTGCCGCAACGCCTCCTACGCCGGATGCACTCGCTGTCTCCAGTCCCTCGAGAAG CTGAAGGGCCACGGatcggggggcagcggcgacCGGACGACGAGGATATTCGGGCGGGACTGCCAGCTGATGGGGCTGACGTGGCTGCTAGCAAAGAACAGGACGGCCTACATCCCAACGGTGTCCGCTGTTCTGCGCGCCGTACTCTACAGCGTCCACCCCCCGAGCCGCGACGGGGACGCCAACTACAAGTGCAGCCTCGACCAGGAGAACATGCCCCTTGCCGTCGATTCCCTCCGCTTCCGGAAGCTCGacgactcctccacctcctcctgtTCCGCCCCCGTACGCTTCCCCCTTTTTTCCCTTCCTGTTCTCGTCTTGATCCCTCTCGTGAGCGGCCACGTGGTGCTTGGAGGCACCTGA
- the LOC103714750 gene encoding uncharacterized protein LOC103714750 isoform X2 — translation MARGNKAAPVPVADELRCRRSDGREWRCPRRAMAGVSFCEYHYHLARRNQAKHKELLESASKPHRKPGLPPRPRPKPPDQPPRKRRRKGDPPTKELTAVALRRRMERREEREMKKGESEGQTELTRDLPNGVMTISLTPARDSGNAGPPLDRKLGCDQEPFLRRYIRSKNVEPLPVGPLKKFPCGKGLRRGRKRICHRCGESKVVRKVWCSSRRKESCSSCIKKWYSEMSEVGVKISRPNCCGYCDCKTCMHAGAKAGGCKEFSTGQTNFIQIKYAYNLINQLLPVLKQISQEQITELEIEANNQGRRLSGVQIQVAERGPNEILYCNHCKNSIIDFLRSCPRCPYKLCLSCCQEIRGANILKKVAVATLKFRNERKANKHAGKILNGLKQKLSVRMSPDMSSLSTKLLLPEWKSENSEGHIACPSKELGGCGNGLMHLVFMLPFNWSEESDISAEQIAVSCKRARSLCCIGCSGD, via the exons ATGGCCCGAGGCAACAAGGCCGCGCCCGTGCCCGTGGCCGACGAGCTCCGTTGCAGGCGGTCCGACGGCCGAGAATGGAGGTGCCCGAGGCGCGCCATGGCCGGGGTCAGCTTCTGCGAGTACCACTACCACCTGGCCCGCCGCAACCAGGCCAAGCACAAGGAGCTGCTTGAATCCGCCTCCAAGCCCCACCGGAAGCCCGGCCTTCCCCCTCGCCCCCGTCCGAAGCCGCCCGATCAGCCGCCGAGGAAGCGGCGGAGGAAAGGGGATCCTCCGACGAAGGAGCTGACCGCGGTGGCGCTGAGGCGGCGGATggagaggagggaagagagagagatgaagaaGGGGGAGTCCGAGGGGCAGACGGAGCTGACGAGGGACCTCCCTAATGGGGTAATGACCATCTCCCTGACTCCTGCGAGGGATTCCGGCAATGCCGGCCCGCCCTTGGACCGGAAGCTAGGGTGTGATCAAGAACCGTTCTTGAGGAGGTACATCCGGTCCAAGAACGTGGAGCCGCTCCCCGTGGGACCCCTGAAG AAATTTCCTTGTGGTAAGGGTCTGCGAAGGGGACGAAAGAGGATTTGTCATAGATGTGGGGAGAGTAAGGTGGTTCGTAAGGTCTGGTGTTCGAGTCGCCGGAAGGAGTCGTGCTCGAGCTGCATAAAGAAATG GTACTCTGAGATGTCTGAGGTGGGAGTAAAGATATCTCGTCCCAACTGTTGTGGCTATTGTGATTGCaaaacatgcatgcatgctggAGCTAAAGCTGGTGGGTGTAAG GAATTTTCAACTGGTCAAACAAACTTCAtccaaattaaatatgcttaCAACTTGATTAATCAGCTGCTGCCAGTGCTGAAGCAGATAAGCCAAGAACAAATTACTGAGCTGGAAATAGAAGCAAACAACCAAG GAAGAAGATTATCAGGCGTTCAGATTCAAGTGGCAGAACGTGGCCCCAATGAGATACTTTACTG CAATCACTGCAAGAACTCAATCATTGATTTTCTTAGAAGCTGCCCAAGATGCCCTTATAAACTTTGCTtaagttgttgtcaagagatacGCGGGGCAAACATACTTAAAAAAGTTGCAGTTGCTACCTTAAAGTTTCGCAATGAGAGAAAAGCCAACAAACATGCTGGCAAGATACTTAATGGATTGAAGCAAAAACTCTCCGTTAGAATGTCTCCTGATATGTCATCTTTGTCAACTAAACTATTGTTGCCTGAATGGAAATCTGAAAATAGTGAGGGCCATATTGCTTGTCCATCCAAGGAACTTGGTGGCTGTGGCAATGGTCTTATGCATTTGGTCTTCATGTTGCCATTCAACTGGTCTGAGGAATCGGATATAAGTGCAGAACAAATTGCTG TTTCGTGTAAGCGTGCAAGAAGCCTTTGCTGCATAGGTTGCAGTGGTGATTAG
- the LOC103714750 gene encoding uncharacterized protein LOC103714750 isoform X1, whose protein sequence is MARGNKAAPVPVADELRCRRSDGREWRCPRRAMAGVSFCEYHYHLARRNQAKHKELLESASKPHRKPGLPPRPRPKPPDQPPRKRRRKGDPPTKELTAVALRRRMERREEREMKKGESEGQTELTRDLPNGVMTISLTPARDSGNAGPPLDRKLGCDQEPFLRRYIRSKNVEPLPVGPLKKFPCGKGLRRGRKRICHRCGESKVVRKVWCSSRRKESCSSCIKKWYSEMSEVGVKISRPNCCGYCDCKTCMHAGAKAGGCKVSFLAGSFTFNRRMLHLLHGSLSLLYQDWLLPVLKQISQEQITELEIEANNQGRRLSGVQIQVAERGPNEILYCNHCKNSIIDFLRSCPRCPYKLCLSCCQEIRGANILKKVAVATLKFRNERKANKHAGKILNGLKQKLSVRMSPDMSSLSTKLLLPEWKSENSEGHIACPSKELGGCGNGLMHLVFMLPFNWSEESDISAEQIAVSCKRARSLCCIGCSGD, encoded by the exons ATGGCCCGAGGCAACAAGGCCGCGCCCGTGCCCGTGGCCGACGAGCTCCGTTGCAGGCGGTCCGACGGCCGAGAATGGAGGTGCCCGAGGCGCGCCATGGCCGGGGTCAGCTTCTGCGAGTACCACTACCACCTGGCCCGCCGCAACCAGGCCAAGCACAAGGAGCTGCTTGAATCCGCCTCCAAGCCCCACCGGAAGCCCGGCCTTCCCCCTCGCCCCCGTCCGAAGCCGCCCGATCAGCCGCCGAGGAAGCGGCGGAGGAAAGGGGATCCTCCGACGAAGGAGCTGACCGCGGTGGCGCTGAGGCGGCGGATggagaggagggaagagagagagatgaagaaGGGGGAGTCCGAGGGGCAGACGGAGCTGACGAGGGACCTCCCTAATGGGGTAATGACCATCTCCCTGACTCCTGCGAGGGATTCCGGCAATGCCGGCCCGCCCTTGGACCGGAAGCTAGGGTGTGATCAAGAACCGTTCTTGAGGAGGTACATCCGGTCCAAGAACGTGGAGCCGCTCCCCGTGGGACCCCTGAAG AAATTTCCTTGTGGTAAGGGTCTGCGAAGGGGACGAAAGAGGATTTGTCATAGATGTGGGGAGAGTAAGGTGGTTCGTAAGGTCTGGTGTTCGAGTCGCCGGAAGGAGTCGTGCTCGAGCTGCATAAAGAAATG GTACTCTGAGATGTCTGAGGTGGGAGTAAAGATATCTCGTCCCAACTGTTGTGGCTATTGTGATTGCaaaacatgcatgcatgctggAGCTAAAGCTGGTGGGTGTAAGGTCAGCTTCCTTGCTGGCTCTTTTACATTTAATCGCAGAATGCTCCATTTGCTGCATGGGAGCCTTTCTTTGCTCTATCAAGACTGG CTGCTGCCAGTGCTGAAGCAGATAAGCCAAGAACAAATTACTGAGCTGGAAATAGAAGCAAACAACCAAG GAAGAAGATTATCAGGCGTTCAGATTCAAGTGGCAGAACGTGGCCCCAATGAGATACTTTACTG CAATCACTGCAAGAACTCAATCATTGATTTTCTTAGAAGCTGCCCAAGATGCCCTTATAAACTTTGCTtaagttgttgtcaagagatacGCGGGGCAAACATACTTAAAAAAGTTGCAGTTGCTACCTTAAAGTTTCGCAATGAGAGAAAAGCCAACAAACATGCTGGCAAGATACTTAATGGATTGAAGCAAAAACTCTCCGTTAGAATGTCTCCTGATATGTCATCTTTGTCAACTAAACTATTGTTGCCTGAATGGAAATCTGAAAATAGTGAGGGCCATATTGCTTGTCCATCCAAGGAACTTGGTGGCTGTGGCAATGGTCTTATGCATTTGGTCTTCATGTTGCCATTCAACTGGTCTGAGGAATCGGATATAAGTGCAGAACAAATTGCTG TTTCGTGTAAGCGTGCAAGAAGCCTTTGCTGCATAGGTTGCAGTGGTGATTAG